The Mycolicibacterium aichiense region GGTCTGCCCTTCGACGAATCGGCCGCCGTCGTCCCCAACCGGGACGGGCGGGTCATCGATCCGGTCACCGGCGAGCCCATCGCCGGCGCTTACGTGGCGGGCTGGATCAAGCGCGGTCCGACCGGCTTCATCGGCACCAACAAATCCTGTTCGATGCAGACCGTGTCGAACCTGGTGGACGACTTCAACGCCGGACTGCTGGGCGACCCCGACGCGCGATCGGCGTTGCTGGACAAGCTGGTTCGCTCCCGTCAGCCCGATGTGGTCGACGCCCGCGGCTGGCGTGCGATCGACGCCGCCGAGACGGCCCGCGGCGAAGCGCAGGGGCGGGCGCGGGTGAAGTTCACCGAGGTGTCCGAGATGGTCGCAGTCGCGGCCCGGGCACCCGAGCCGCCGCTGGCCCGGCGGCTGCTTGCCGGGCTGCTGCGTTAAGCCCTCTCGCGCAGATAGTTCAGCACGGCGGCCCAGTCCGGGAACCGGTCCGAGCCGAAGTGAATCCACTCGCCCTCGAAGCGCTCAGCGCCGTTGTTCGGCCGGTCGTCGACGAGGAAGTCACCACGGTTGAGGTCCTTGTGGTGAGTCAGGATCAGCCGCTTGTACGCGGGTGAATCCTCCTCGCCGCCAAGGTGTTCGTGCACCCATTCCACCTTGTGCTGCCAACCCGACGGGTTGCGCCACGGCGCGGTGGACAGCAGGTAGGTGTCGAACAGCGCGGACAGTTCGGTGAACGCCTCGATCGCGCCGGGCATCGAACGCATCAAGGCGAAGATGCCCGGCGCCTCGTCCATCCGGCCGCGGTACTTGTCCACCACGACCGGATCGAGGCCCTCGATCCGATGGCCGAAGTCGACCATCGTGTTGTCGAGGTCGATGTAGAGGATCTTGCGGTGATCCCGGGTCACGCCTACATCATGCCTGGCTCATCGCCTGCTGGATCTCGTCGTAACTCACCTCGCGCACCGGCTGCCCCAGCGACCACTGGTGCCCGAACGGATCCCGGACCATGCCGTAGCGGTCGCCCCAGAACTGGTCGTCGAGCGGCATCACCACGGTGGCGCCCGCGTCGAGCGCCTGCTGGAATTTCTGGTCGACGTCGGTGACGGTCAGATGGATGGTCACCGGCGTCCCGCCCAGCGCAGGCGGCGTCATCGACTTGCCGTCGGACATCTCCGGGAAGTCGTCGTTGAGCATGATCATGGCCCCGTTGATCTGCAGCGCGGCGTGGATCAGTTTCCCGTCGGGACGGGGGACCCGACCGATCTCGGTGGCGCCGAACGCCTTGATGTAGAAGTCGATCGCCGCGGGAGCGTCGTCGACGACCAGGTGCGGGGACAGTGCGGGTTGGATCTCGATCGCCATGGAAGCCTCCTGTGGTGTGGTGCGGCCGGCCGGTCCGCCACCGGGGTAGACATCGCGGCCGGGGAAAACTCATCGGCCGCCTCGCAGGCAACCACTGTGGACCGACAGAAACGAGCCGCGGTGGAGTACGGTTCGGGCTGACACAGGGAGGCCGACGATGACCACCACGACAGTGCCGCGGTCGAGCGCCGCCCAGACCCGGCGGGCGATCTGGAACACGATCCGAGGGTCGTCGGGCAACTTGGTCGAGTGGTACGACGTCTACGTCTACACCGTGTTCGCAACGTATTTCGAGGGCCAGTTCTTCGATGAGTCCGAGAAGAACTCGACGGTGTACGTCTATGCGATATTCGCGATCACATTCGTGATGCGCCCCGTCGGGTCGTGGTTCTTCGGGCGGTTCGCCGACCGGCGAGGCCGGCGGGCGGCGCTCACGGTGAGCGTGTCGCTGATGGCGCTGTGCTCGCTGATGATCTCGCTGGTGCCCTCGCAGGCGTTGATCGGGATGGCGGCGCCGATCATCCTGGTCGTGGCCCGGCTGGTGCAGGGCTTCGCGACCGGTGGCGAGTACGGCACGTCGGCGACGTACATGTCGGAGGCGGCGACGCGGGAGCGGCGCGGTTTCTTCTCGTCGTTCCAGTACGTGACGCTGGTCGGCGGCCACGTGCTGGCGCAGCTGACGCTGCTGATCCTGCAGTCGGTGCTCAACGACGACCAGTTGCGCGAATTCGGTTGGCGCATCGCGTTCGCCGTGGGCGGCGTGGCCGCGGTGGTGGTGTTCTGGCTGCGGCGCACGATGGACGAGTCGCTGTCCGAGGACGTCATCGAGGCGGCCAAGGCGGGCGAGGACCGCGGTGCGGGATCCATGCGGGCGCTCTTCACGCAGTACTGGCGGCCGCTGCTGCTGTGCTTCCTCATCACGCTGGGCGGCACGGTGGCCTTCTACACCTACAGCGTCAACGCCCCGGCGATCGTCAAGACCGCCTACAAAGGCGAGGGCATGACGGCGACGTGGATCAATCTGACCGGGCTGATCTTCCTGATGCTGCTACAGCCGGTGGGTGGGATCATCAGCGACCGGATCGGACGTAAGCCGATGCTGGTGTTCTTCGGTGTCGGGGGCGTGCTCTACACCTATATCCTCATCACGTTCCTACCCCAAACGCGTTCGCCGCTGGCATCTTTCGCGTTGGTCGCGACCGGCTACGTGATCCTGACCGGGTACACCTCGATCAACGCGCTGGTGAAGTCGGAGCTGTTCCCGGCGCAGGTGCGGGCGCTCGGGGTGGGTGTCGGGTACGCGCTGGCGAACTCGATCTTCGGCGGGACGGCGCCGCTGATCTACCAGGCTGCCAAGGAGCAGGGCCACGTACCGTTGTTCATCGGCTATGTCACGGTCTGCATCGCGGTGTCGCTGGTGGTGTACGTGTTCTTCCTGCGCAACAAGGCCGACACGTATCTGGACCGGGAGCGGGGCTCGGCGTTTCGGGCCTGACTAGACGGGTCGGTGCGCGATCTCGTCCCAGCCCTGCACCGCGTCCGGCGGCCGGGGTGCCGGACCGACGTAGATCGCCGACGGACGGACCAGCTTGCCGAGCTGCTTCTGCTCCAGGATGTGGGCGCACCACCCGGCGGTACGACCGCAGGTGAACATCGCGGGCATCATCTTGGCGGGTACCTGGGCGAAGTCCAGGATGACCGCGGCCCAGAACTCCACGTTGGTCTCGATCGCCCGGTCCGGACGCCGCTCCCGCAACTCGGCCAGCGCCGCCTGCTCGAGTGCGACAGCCACCTCGTACCGCGGCGCCTGCAGCCGCTTGGCGGTCGCCCGCAGCACCCGTGCTCTCGGGTCCTCGGCCCGGTAGACCCGGTGGCCGAAGCCCATCAGCTTCTCGTTGCGATCCAGGACGCCTTTCACCACCGCGCGAGCGTCACCGGTGCGTTCGACGTCCTCGATCATCGGCAGCACCCGCGCGGGCGCACCGCCGTGCAGCGGGCCGCTCATCGCGCCGATCGCGCCCGACATCGCGGCCGCGACATCTGCTCCGGTCGAGGCGATCACGCGCGCGGTGAACGTGGAGGCGTTCATCCCGTGCTCGGCCGCCGACACCCAGTAGGCGTCGATGGCCTCCACATGCCGCGGGTCCGGCTCGCCCTGCCAGCGGGTCATGAAACGTTCTGTGACAGTGGTGCATTCGTCGATCACGCGCTGCGGCACCGCCGGCCGGTAGATGCCGCGGGCGGATTGGGCGACGTAGGACAGCGCCATCACCGACGCCCTCGCAAGATGATCGCGGGCAGTTTCGCCGTCGATGTCCAGCAGCGGTGCGTAGCCCCAGATCGGCGCCAGCATCGCCAGGCCGGCCTGGACGTCGACCCGGACGTCGCCGGTGTGGATGGGTAGCGGGAACGGCTCGGCGGGGCGCAGACCGTTGCCGAACTTGCCGTCGACGAGCAGCGCCCACACGTCGCCGAACGTCACGCGATTGCCGACCAGTTCCTCGATGTCCACACCGCGGTAGCGCAGTGCGCCGCCATCTCGATCAGGTTCGGCGATCTCGGTGGTGAAGGCCACCACCCCTTCGAGGCCGGGCACGAAGTCGTCGGGTACCACCGTCATGGGGGGATTCTCCCACTCGGCCATCGGCTCGTCGCTGCCGGTCGGTAACCGGCAGCCGAATGTTTGCGGCGTACCGTTGGGCCGTGGAGACGCCCAGGGACGATCGCCTCGCGGCGATGCGCGTTGAGTACGGCTCGGTGGAGAAGGACGGCAGCAGCGACCTCGATGTCGACTGGCTCGCCGACGGCTGGCTTGCCCTGTTGCACAGGTGGATCGCCGACGCCGAAGCGGCCGGGATCGCCGAGCCGAACGCCATGGTGCTGGCCACCATCGGCACGGGAGGAGACGCGGGAAGACCGGTGAGCCGCACGGTGTTGTGCAAGAGCGTGGACGAGACCGGGATCACCTTCTACACCAATTACGACTCGGCCAAGGGTGATGAGCTGGCGGCGACTCCGTATGCCGCCGTGACGTTCCCCTGGTACGCGCTGGGGCGGCAGGTGCACATCCGCGGCGCGGTGACCAAGGTCAGCGCACAGGAGACCGAGGAGTACTGGTCCAAACGCCCGCGCGGATCCCAGCTGGGGGCGTGGGCGTCGGCGCAGTCGCGCCCGATCGGCTCCCGCGCGGAGCTGCTCGCTCAGCTTGCCGAGGTCACCGAGCGGTTCGCCGCCGACGAGCAGGTGCCGGTGCCGCCGCACTGGGGTGGCTATCGGATCGCCCCCGAGGTCGTCGAGTTCTGGCAGGGCCGGGAGAACCGGGTACACAACCGAATTCGTGTGAGCAACGGCTCCATCGAGCGTCTGCAGCCGTAGGTGGCGCGGCTCTTTGCCGACACCACCCCCCTGAGAA contains the following coding sequences:
- a CDS encoding 5' nucleotidase, NT5C type; its protein translation is MTRDHRKILYIDLDNTMVDFGHRIEGLDPVVVDKYRGRMDEAPGIFALMRSMPGAIEAFTELSALFDTYLLSTAPWRNPSGWQHKVEWVHEHLGGEEDSPAYKRLILTHHKDLNRGDFLVDDRPNNGAERFEGEWIHFGSDRFPDWAAVLNYLRERA
- a CDS encoding VOC family protein, with protein sequence MAIEIQPALSPHLVVDDAPAAIDFYIKAFGATEIGRVPRPDGKLIHAALQINGAMIMLNDDFPEMSDGKSMTPPALGGTPVTIHLTVTDVDQKFQQALDAGATVVMPLDDQFWGDRYGMVRDPFGHQWSLGQPVREVSYDEIQQAMSQA
- a CDS encoding MFS transporter, whose amino-acid sequence is MTTTTVPRSSAAQTRRAIWNTIRGSSGNLVEWYDVYVYTVFATYFEGQFFDESEKNSTVYVYAIFAITFVMRPVGSWFFGRFADRRGRRAALTVSVSLMALCSLMISLVPSQALIGMAAPIILVVARLVQGFATGGEYGTSATYMSEAATRERRGFFSSFQYVTLVGGHVLAQLTLLILQSVLNDDQLREFGWRIAFAVGGVAAVVVFWLRRTMDESLSEDVIEAAKAGEDRGAGSMRALFTQYWRPLLLCFLITLGGTVAFYTYSVNAPAIVKTAYKGEGMTATWINLTGLIFLMLLQPVGGIISDRIGRKPMLVFFGVGGVLYTYILITFLPQTRSPLASFALVATGYVILTGYTSINALVKSELFPAQVRALGVGVGYALANSIFGGTAPLIYQAAKEQGHVPLFIGYVTVCIAVSLVVYVFFLRNKADTYLDRERGSAFRA
- a CDS encoding citrate synthase 2 — translated: MTVVPDDFVPGLEGVVAFTTEIAEPDRDGGALRYRGVDIEELVGNRVTFGDVWALLVDGKFGNGLRPAEPFPLPIHTGDVRVDVQAGLAMLAPIWGYAPLLDIDGETARDHLARASVMALSYVAQSARGIYRPAVPQRVIDECTTVTERFMTRWQGEPDPRHVEAIDAYWVSAAEHGMNASTFTARVIASTGADVAAAMSGAIGAMSGPLHGGAPARVLPMIEDVERTGDARAVVKGVLDRNEKLMGFGHRVYRAEDPRARVLRATAKRLQAPRYEVAVALEQAALAELRERRPDRAIETNVEFWAAVILDFAQVPAKMMPAMFTCGRTAGWCAHILEQKQLGKLVRPSAIYVGPAPRPPDAVQGWDEIAHRPV
- the pdxH gene encoding pyridoxamine 5'-phosphate oxidase, encoding MRVEYGSVEKDGSSDLDVDWLADGWLALLHRWIADAEAAGIAEPNAMVLATIGTGGDAGRPVSRTVLCKSVDETGITFYTNYDSAKGDELAATPYAAVTFPWYALGRQVHIRGAVTKVSAQETEEYWSKRPRGSQLGAWASAQSRPIGSRAELLAQLAEVTERFAADEQVPVPPHWGGYRIAPEVVEFWQGRENRVHNRIRVSNGSIERLQP